The Elusimicrobiota bacterium genome contains the following window.
TGCGGGAAGGTGTCATATTCCCAGGTAAAACTTATAACCACTGCTTTTTTTGTTACTACGCTCGAACGTACTGTTAATGATCTATCCCCTATATAAAATGTCCTCATGCTTGTATGAACAAAGTATCTATATATTACTTACTTCGCCACAACAACACTGCCGGTGACCAGTTTGCCGTTCGCGCGGAACTGGTAAATGTATACGCCGTTAGCGACGGGTTGGCCGTTGTCGTCAGTACCGTCCCAGCCTGATGGGTTGGATATCCGCCGTACCACTCTACCCGAGAGGTCACAGATTGTTACGTCAACGTTTTCTTCCCGACCTTGCATTAACCGTATACTTAAGTACCGTGTTATCCCGCTGAAGGTTGCATTATCGTTTCTCCCGTCATGGTTGGGTGTGATAATTTTTTCGCCAAGCTTAAAGTTGAGGTTCGCGATTTCTGCTTCCAACGCTGCAGCATCGTTTGTCATCATACCAAACCGTGAACCTGCAGCATCTGCTTCCGGCGGGGTTACTACCGGCCCAACTACGCTTGCCTTGCCGTTGAGTACCGCAGAAGCGATACACGCATTACCCGTAATCATACCGTTGCCGTCCATCACAAGGTCGTATTTCGGAGCGTATATTGTCCCGCAAATTGTGCCGTTGACCAATATTTTGTTGTCCGTAACGTTATGGCAGTACAACGCAAGTGCGTACTTGTCATTGTCAGGGTTGAGTTTCGCAGTGCCGTCAACCATAACCTTGCCTGTGACAAATATTCCAACACTACCGTTTTCGCTGTCTATCTTTACTACAGCGTTACCAGAGAGGTTTATCGCGGTAAAGTAGTATGTTCCCGCAGATAGCGTTAGCA
Protein-coding sequences here:
- a CDS encoding gliding motility-associated C-terminal domain-containing protein, which encodes LTLSAGTYYFTAINLSGNAVVKIDSENGSVGIFVTGKVMVDGTAKLNPDNDKYALALYCHNVTDNKILVNGTICGTIYAPKYDLVMDGNGMITGNACIASAVLNGKASVVGPVVTPPEADAAGSRFGMMTNDAAALEAEIANLNFKLGEKIITPNHDGRNDNATFSGITRYLSIRLMQGREENVDVTICDLSGRVVRRISNPSGWDGTDDNGQPVANGVYIYQFRANGKLVTGSVVVAK